In uncultured Methanobacterium sp., a genomic segment contains:
- a CDS encoding ion channel, which translates to MDDFKKKYLEPLVNGLIVVLIIVDTFLLLLITFYNLDPVLVTYIIYFDLGVCLVLFVEFVFRIRNEDNKLHYIKTHWYDIIAMIPLDFVFSQYLFAFRLLRLIRLVRIFALFRKSLRHMLKFVEETQLHLSLGILISTIFAGTIIFYLLEAGVNSKVGSLWDSLWYVMPTVATTGSVDIVPVTPAGKVLSMFMMLVGLIFFGMLTASIAYWYMERMEKRYQEKSENEMDELKDVINNLQNEIRDLKEVINEKK; encoded by the coding sequence ATGGATGATTTCAAGAAAAAATATTTAGAACCGCTTGTAAATGGTCTTATTGTTGTTTTAATAATTGTTGACACTTTTCTGTTGTTACTAATCACTTTCTACAATCTGGATCCAGTGCTGGTCACTTATATCATATACTTTGATTTAGGTGTTTGTCTGGTTTTATTCGTTGAATTTGTTTTCAGAATAAGGAATGAAGATAATAAATTACACTACATAAAAACCCATTGGTATGATATCATTGCAATGATACCACTTGATTTTGTATTTTCTCAGTATCTATTTGCCTTCAGGCTACTGCGACTTATAAGACTGGTTAGAATCTTTGCTCTTTTCCGGAAAAGCCTGCGACATATGTTAAAATTTGTAGAGGAAACACAGCTCCATTTAAGTCTGGGAATACTAATTTCCACCATCTTTGCTGGTACCATTATATTCTATCTTCTGGAAGCTGGAGTAAACTCTAAAGTAGGTAGTTTATGGGATTCCCTATGGTACGTGATGCCTACAGTTGCCACCACTGGATCAGTTGATATTGTCCCGGTAACACCGGCAGGTAAGGTTTTAAGTATGTTCATGATGCTGGTAGGGCTGATATTCTTTGGTATGTTAACTGCATCCATAGCTTACTGGTACATGGAACGTATGGAGAAAAGATACCAGGAAAAGAGTGAAAATGAGATGGACGAACTTAAAGATGTAATTAATAATCTGCAAAATGAAATTAGAGATCTTAAAGAAGTGATAAATGAAAAAAAATGA
- a CDS encoding phospholipase D-like domain-containing protein, translating to MDKVFTEKEYFTLFTSLLKLISENPEITIEQAVHTLSDEYSVEMIQESIVYLLSKEFLDVVNTSKQFDNQKLILAKIPEIDLNNRGDKLYPKILLSLPSFNFFGLESELSSLNGIFYNMKDEFKLLFENAEKTIYICSPFLEFKGISEFLSILIPKAKSGVDIKIISREINKSKNKFNEMKKIYSQFNSKNANIEIRDYYYEFNFKLASSVHAKLIITDNKLAYIGSGELRENSFEKNFESGVIINGNKAHQIGLIFEKIFSLSTIVDWGD from the coding sequence ATGGATAAAGTATTCACTGAAAAAGAATATTTCACTCTTTTTACTTCACTTCTAAAGTTAATATCTGAAAATCCCGAAATAACGATTGAACAAGCTGTTCATACTCTTTCAGATGAATATAGTGTGGAAATGATTCAAGAATCTATTGTATATTTATTATCTAAGGAATTTTTAGATGTTGTAAATACTTCTAAACAATTTGATAATCAGAAATTAATACTAGCTAAAATTCCTGAAATAGACTTAAATAATAGAGGAGATAAGTTATATCCTAAAATTTTACTTTCTTTACCTTCTTTTAATTTTTTTGGATTAGAATCTGAATTAAGTTCTTTGAATGGTATATTTTATAATATGAAAGATGAATTTAAATTGCTTTTTGAGAATGCTGAAAAAACTATATATATTTGTTCTCCTTTTCTTGAATTTAAAGGAATAAGTGAGTTTTTATCAATCCTTATTCCTAAAGCTAAGTCCGGTGTTGATATTAAAATAATTTCAAGGGAAATAAATAAGTCTAAGAATAAATTCAATGAAATGAAAAAGATTTATAGCCAATTTAATTCTAAAAATGCAAATATTGAGATAAGAGATTACTATTATGAATTTAATTTTAAATTAGCTAGTAGCGTACATGCTAAATTAATTATTACGGATAATAAACTTGCTTATATTGGGAGTGGAGAACTCCGTGAAAACTCGTTTGAGAAGAATTTTGAATCAGGAGTTATAATTAATGGGAATAAAGCCCATCAAATTGGGTTGATTTTTGAAAAAATTTTTTCATTATCTACAATTGTTGATTGGGGGGATTAA
- a CDS encoding ATP-dependent DNA helicase, producing MTNSLCQRREKCTKSQRIASVHFEGPLLIVAGPGAGKTRVLVERVAYLVKKKSVNPENILVITFTVKAAEELKARLSHCIGPETKSMQVSTIHSFCHDLLQNYSDFHDFGATFDVLDEEMQLMFIRSNFYKLGLKKLTKMSQLPEVVHFFNQCSENCISPSSLSESLKKNYPDNEKYQEYSKAYKNYLDLLREEKKIDFPGLQQEVLKLLNSHEDVLDSVRNQYQFILVDEYQDTNPIQDKFFELISQPDRNICVVGDEDQSIYAFRGADPKNFIKFRDKYRSSYVTLEKNFRSTSNIVRLFDQFMDGYHQIPKKIEPSRECGNGIIVLKSEDIYEEAKNVAQTIIEMKESKIIPHYGYVALLFRSVRYHGQEIIKELKKQGIPYKVRGQGSLLVRDEVRTMLYMLSYVDPPDYKFARWKSWWNLSMFETEFMNLNPETISTLEKQDKEFDLSKLTKKSQFKEIRITSNEDIKKLMGLNLLKEELSKEKKDILSLYYQILDISGYLKWLISEGSTQSQEKIYNLAKLSQIINKYESMNRNPKIKDFMWYLNLLPQNMEYDEETIESEDAVRLMTVHQAKGLEFPVVFVCSVIKNRFPGRKKPDRSLVPLPRELFLKYHDENDPLLSEDDLIPDEFEMEERRLFYVAMTRAQDILVVSSADKIKVKRVGYSPYVKEIEKIEQVLNTCDNLKTCDKYDINDEKIVSLSYSSIDSYNECPFMYQMMYEYGFQYPPAYMQNYGTILHNSLHKIHLRMKQHEELGGSIIRHIVDKCWVPLYKNEKKDLTQRRILERDLLSYYHDMKDYVKEVKSTEEPFSIARMNMEIKGRTDLIIENSKGETELIDFKARSRKGIEETNVKFQLKMYEYALKDSYQFDRVCAYTFKDRKKTYFECDEDDYAQLNDDLEGICEKISNQEFEKRRNEFCHLCVFKFCC from the coding sequence ATGACCAATTCACTATGCCAGAGAAGGGAGAAATGTACCAAATCACAGAGGATAGCATCAGTACACTTTGAAGGACCGTTACTTATTGTGGCCGGTCCTGGGGCGGGTAAAACCAGAGTCCTGGTTGAAAGAGTGGCTTATCTGGTTAAAAAGAAATCAGTTAATCCGGAGAATATCCTAGTTATAACCTTTACTGTGAAGGCTGCTGAGGAACTCAAGGCCAGACTCAGCCATTGCATTGGTCCTGAGACTAAATCGATGCAGGTATCTACCATTCACTCTTTCTGCCATGACCTACTGCAAAATTATTCTGATTTTCATGATTTCGGGGCTACTTTCGATGTACTGGATGAAGAAATGCAGCTGATGTTTATCCGGAGCAATTTTTACAAATTGGGACTTAAAAAATTGACAAAAATGAGTCAGTTACCAGAAGTAGTTCATTTTTTCAATCAGTGCAGTGAAAACTGCATATCCCCCTCCAGTCTGAGTGAATCACTAAAGAAAAACTATCCAGATAATGAGAAATACCAGGAATATTCTAAGGCCTATAAAAACTATCTGGATTTACTAAGGGAAGAAAAAAAGATAGACTTTCCTGGACTGCAACAGGAGGTTTTAAAACTTTTAAATTCCCATGAGGATGTTCTGGATTCAGTGCGAAATCAGTATCAGTTTATTTTAGTTGATGAGTATCAGGACACCAATCCCATTCAGGATAAGTTTTTTGAATTAATATCCCAACCGGACCGAAACATCTGCGTGGTAGGAGATGAAGACCAGAGCATATATGCCTTCAGGGGTGCTGATCCAAAAAATTTTATCAAATTCAGGGATAAGTACAGATCCAGTTATGTGACTTTGGAAAAGAATTTCAGATCAACCTCCAACATTGTAAGGCTCTTTGATCAGTTTATGGATGGTTACCATCAGATACCCAAAAAAATAGAACCCTCCCGTGAGTGTGGTAATGGTATAATCGTCCTTAAAAGTGAAGATATTTATGAAGAGGCTAAGAACGTTGCCCAAACCATTATTGAAATGAAAGAAAGTAAAATAATTCCCCATTATGGTTATGTGGCCCTGTTATTTAGAAGTGTTCGCTATCATGGTCAGGAAATAATAAAAGAACTTAAAAAGCAGGGTATCCCCTACAAAGTCCGTGGTCAGGGATCACTCCTGGTTCGGGATGAAGTAAGAACCATGCTTTACATGCTCTCCTATGTGGACCCCCCGGACTATAAATTTGCCAGATGGAAAAGCTGGTGGAATTTATCCATGTTTGAAACAGAATTCATGAATCTCAATCCAGAAACCATCAGTACCCTGGAAAAACAGGATAAAGAATTTGACCTTAGCAAACTAACAAAAAAATCCCAGTTTAAGGAAATAAGGATCACCAGTAATGAAGATATAAAGAAATTAATGGGATTAAATCTTCTTAAAGAGGAATTATCAAAGGAAAAAAAGGATATTTTATCCCTTTATTATCAGATCCTTGATATTTCAGGTTATCTGAAATGGTTGATTTCAGAGGGTAGTACCCAGAGCCAGGAAAAGATTTACAATCTGGCCAAGTTGAGTCAGATTATAAATAAATACGAATCCATGAACCGGAACCCCAAGATTAAGGATTTCATGTGGTACCTTAATCTCCTACCTCAGAACATGGAATATGATGAGGAAACCATTGAAAGTGAAGATGCAGTGCGTTTAATGACTGTACACCAGGCCAAGGGCCTCGAGTTTCCAGTGGTTTTTGTGTGTTCGGTTATAAAAAACAGGTTCCCAGGACGCAAAAAACCAGACCGATCACTGGTTCCCCTACCACGGGAACTCTTCCTGAAATACCATGATGAAAATGATCCCTTGCTCAGCGAGGATGATCTCATACCAGATGAGTTTGAAATGGAGGAAAGACGCCTCTTTTATGTAGCCATGACCCGGGCCCAGGACATACTGGTGGTCTCCTCAGCAGATAAGATCAAAGTAAAACGGGTTGGATACTCCCCCTATGTTAAGGAAATTGAAAAAATAGAACAAGTTCTGAATACATGTGATAATCTTAAAACATGCGATAAATACGATATAAATGATGAAAAAATAGTTTCACTGAGTTATTCATCAATTGACTCCTACAATGAATGTCCTTTCATGTATCAAATGATGTATGAATATGGATTCCAGTACCCACCTGCTTATATGCAGAATTATGGTACAATACTCCATAACTCATTGCATAAAATACACCTCCGCATGAAACAGCATGAAGAATTAGGTGGATCCATAATCAGGCATATCGTGGATAAATGTTGGGTTCCACTCTATAAGAATGAGAAAAAAGACCTTACACAGAGAAGGATCCTGGAAAGGGACCTGTTGAGTTATTATCATGATATGAAGGATTATGTTAAGGAGGTTAAATCAACTGAAGAACCATTTTCCATAGCCCGGATGAATATGGAAATAAAGGGACGTACCGATCTTATAATTGAAAACAGTAAGGGAGAAACGGAACTGATAGATTTCAAGGCACGCAGCAGGAAAGGAATTGAGGAAACTAACGTTAAATTCCAGCTTAAAATGTATGAATACGCACTAAAAGACTCTTACCAGTTTGACCGTGTGTGTGCTTACACCTTCAAGGACCGGAAGAAAACCTACTTTGAATGTGATGAGGATGATTACGCTCAGTTGAATGATGACCTGGAAGGTATCTGTGAGAAAATATCCAATCAGGAATTTGAAAAACGCAGGAATGAGTTCTGCCATTTGTGTGTCTTTAAATTCTGCTGTTAA
- a CDS encoding YkvA family protein, whose translation MENEANDFNHLNEFKFFYDVLRENLDSYRGEYERFVDYSPDLCKLLSDILSDDSIPGELRMKICAVLGYFVVPYDIIPEQIYGPYGYIDDVFLCCHIIKEIADVMGYEFLEREWEGDEELQDVVDVCYEESSKILRDKCADVLGYVGMG comes from the coding sequence ATGGAAAATGAAGCCAATGATTTTAACCACTTGAATGAATTCAAATTTTTTTACGATGTTTTAAGGGAGAACCTTGATTCTTACAGGGGAGAATATGAAAGATTCGTTGATTACAGTCCGGATCTGTGTAAATTGCTCTCGGATATACTCAGTGATGACTCCATTCCAGGGGAACTTCGAATGAAGATCTGTGCAGTTTTAGGATACTTTGTGGTACCCTACGACATAATCCCCGAACAGATATACGGCCCATATGGTTACATAGATGATGTATTCCTCTGCTGCCATATAATCAAGGAAATAGCCGATGTTATGGGCTATGAATTCCTGGAAAGAGAATGGGAAGGAGATGAAGAACTTCAGGATGTGGTTGATGTTTGTTATGAAGAGTCAAGCAAAATATTACGAGATAAATGTGCAGATGTTTTAGGGTATGTGGGGATGGGATGA
- a CDS encoding metal-dependent hydrolase, producing the protein MREYTHIAGAILLFLTFAYLTSIHNLIIGIFFATWISVFPDLIDKLARKHRGIGHSIIWLIPFALVGILNLTIGSAMVIGFISHILLDLMTVHGCPLLYPLIKSDFVCFNKKRRIKTGTYQEKAAFVFILFLLIPMILFTINIGSHWGLTEDQNMVFASSNDAKNITEDNGAIKNNYNLNFQVNDGSNKKITVKKVSENETTIIVNDT; encoded by the coding sequence ATGAGAGAATACACCCACATTGCGGGTGCCATCCTACTATTTCTAACATTCGCTTATTTAACCAGTATCCATAACCTGATAATTGGAATATTTTTTGCAACATGGATATCAGTATTCCCGGATCTAATAGACAAGTTAGCAAGAAAACACAGAGGCATAGGTCATTCCATAATCTGGTTGATTCCTTTTGCTTTAGTAGGTATCTTAAATTTAACAATTGGATCAGCAATGGTAATAGGCTTCATTTCTCATATCCTTCTTGATCTCATGACCGTCCATGGTTGCCCCTTACTGTACCCCCTGATAAAAAGCGATTTTGTATGTTTTAATAAAAAAAGAAGAATAAAAACAGGCACATATCAGGAAAAAGCCGCATTTGTATTCATATTATTCCTTTTAATCCCCATGATACTGTTCACAATAAATATCGGATCTCATTGGGGACTTACTGAAGACCAGAATATGGTGTTCGCAAGTAGCAATGATGCTAAAAACATCACCGAAGATAATGGTGCTATTAAAAACAATTACAATCTCAACTTTCAGGTTAATGATGGAAGTAATAAAAAAATAACCGTTAAAAAGGTTAGCGAAAATGAAACAACGATTATAGTTAATGATACTTGA
- a CDS encoding ribbon-helix-helix protein, CopG family, whose translation MRISMSIPDEIIKDVDEMFKKEGYNSRSNGIADALKEYVINHKKE comes from the coding sequence ATGAGAATCAGTATGTCAATACCAGATGAAATAATCAAAGATGTGGATGAAATGTTTAAAAAAGAAGGGTACAATTCACGATCCAATGGGATTGCAGACGCCTTAAAAGAATATGTAATCAATCATAAAAAGGAATAA
- a CDS encoding nucleotidyltransferase domain-containing protein gives MKFQDEYEKIALEFANQVLESHGAKIDTIILFGSTARGEANEESDIDILVVGDVSLDELLDVSIPLLLQYGKFIAAQDMPKSRFKRLVEQGYSFINNVLNDGVVLFERTGKTSP, from the coding sequence ATGAAATTTCAGGATGAATATGAGAAGATTGCACTGGAGTTTGCTAACCAGGTATTGGAAAGCCATGGTGCGAAAATTGATACCATCATTCTGTTTGGATCTACGGCTCGGGGTGAGGCTAATGAGGAGTCGGATATAGATATTTTGGTTGTAGGTGATGTGAGCCTGGATGAACTCTTAGATGTTTCCATTCCACTACTGCTTCAATATGGTAAATTCATTGCTGCACAGGATATGCCGAAGTCCCGATTTAAAAGATTGGTTGAGCAGGGTTATTCTTTTATTAACAATGTACTAAATGATGGTGTGGTTCTATTTGAAAGAACTGGAAAAACATCTCCATAA
- a CDS encoding helicase-related protein gives MANYKSYKQFANVLVDDVLSKLDGSHDKFKRFETAHKPSKIIILGSLGDRDSNFSAGNVIETKRTLTSIKNNSLSVKFLVKDLNGSIKIKPSASVYFEVYPTFNEQKKYVSKKYDKIPQKVEVARIWERKNVHIDNFEIDLSKISEGKGNYFDIDINEFDKINKDNIKTKSLKISSKYLKKEEDFKEKINETSGKIPIFNWRAVLRIDSEIFKQNNQNLNLITITFLNNTEKNNAYETFLFNCNLEIIFDGIQLTTFQYKYEYEDNTYPHENYLRCLNCHGEYYNNKIITKNYCDFHQEKLIPKSSDKFNFDDLSSREKNISILTDLYDEMSHYLLNYKEDSRFKVDINYTRKVNKFEQTIKRFLEGLEILKTNKNALRAFELVNKSLSSANPYNSWRLFQLAFLIIIIPDIVDPSKRRDTCEILHVSTGGGKSEAYFGCVLFSAFWDRLSGKEFGVTAITKFPLRMLSIQQLQRVSSLFIYAEIIRKKEKIDGSPFSVGYFVGSSDKEFPRYSNDLIKDIKNFDRIPGKIINDCPVCKERENNVILAVRDSDSHIIHKCEDCGEEFNIFFTDEEIYRSLPTFIVSTVDKLAGISTNRRFRNIFGGEIDICPNGHGFIPHNDICEFENCGKKGVLIHRDFNTGPCLIIQDEMHLIREGFGTIDSHFESLMESLQVEIGGNKFKNIAMTATITGAKNQIDNLYNKKANIFPGESPKGKGNDDLFFEYDLENEEITYQRNIIGLKPNFRDNQYASLLTLKYVTEFIESVEKDFNDFSTKNGINKLEIEEIVNNYKNLLTYHNKKSDVHSMNYYLKSVVNSKLEKYQISSRILTGENTIDDIKETIKLVDEFLEHEENKYKLLSIFATSIVSHGVDINKWNLMIFQGIPRSTAEYIQALSRVGRKNLGLVFVWFYPNRARDLSFYQNFYDYHSFIDHKVESVPLSRWTKLGFKQTFTSIFCASIINYFSEVKKTPIYSVEQVNEIFNSNRKENTRKLIEFIQKAYKTDSKKVGADYFKQKIITETEARLNYLSTYRGKDMHFFPNALKNNDRKYYKTQYGMRGIQDEVLIQASYNDSNFLKLSKRNKNG, from the coding sequence ATGGCTAACTATAAATCTTATAAACAGTTTGCAAATGTTTTAGTAGATGACGTTCTTAGTAAGCTGGATGGTAGTCATGATAAATTTAAAAGGTTTGAAACTGCACATAAGCCATCTAAAATTATTATTTTAGGATCATTAGGGGACCGAGATAGTAATTTTTCTGCTGGAAATGTAATTGAAACAAAAAGAACCTTAACTAGCATAAAAAATAACAGTTTATCAGTGAAATTTTTAGTAAAAGATTTAAATGGAAGTATAAAGATTAAACCGAGTGCTTCAGTTTATTTTGAAGTTTATCCTACTTTTAACGAACAAAAAAAGTATGTATCAAAAAAATACGATAAAATACCTCAAAAAGTGGAAGTTGCACGTATCTGGGAAAGAAAAAATGTGCACATAGATAATTTTGAAATTGACCTTTCCAAAATCTCAGAAGGAAAAGGAAATTACTTTGATATAGATATCAATGAATTTGATAAAATCAATAAGGACAATATAAAGACAAAATCTTTAAAAATAAGTTCCAAATATTTAAAAAAAGAGGAAGATTTTAAAGAGAAAATTAATGAAACTAGCGGTAAAATACCAATATTCAATTGGAGAGCAGTTTTACGAATTGATTCAGAAATTTTTAAACAAAATAATCAAAATTTAAATCTAATTACAATAACGTTCTTAAATAATACAGAAAAAAATAATGCATATGAAACATTTTTATTTAATTGTAATTTAGAGATTATTTTTGATGGAATTCAACTTACAACATTCCAATACAAATACGAATACGAAGATAATACATACCCTCATGAAAATTATTTGCGATGTTTAAATTGTCATGGGGAATATTATAACAATAAAATAATTACGAAGAATTATTGTGATTTTCATCAAGAGAAATTAATTCCTAAATCTTCAGATAAATTTAATTTTGACGATCTGTCATCTAGAGAAAAGAATATATCTATTTTAACAGATTTATATGATGAAATGAGTCATTATTTATTAAACTATAAAGAAGATTCTCGTTTTAAAGTTGATATAAATTATACTAGGAAAGTAAATAAGTTCGAACAAACAATAAAAAGATTTTTAGAAGGTTTAGAAATACTTAAAACTAATAAAAATGCTTTGAGAGCATTTGAATTGGTTAATAAATCATTATCTTCAGCTAATCCCTATAATTCTTGGAGATTATTTCAATTAGCTTTTTTAATTATCATTATTCCCGATATTGTCGATCCTTCTAAAAGAAGAGACACTTGCGAAATTTTACATGTATCTACCGGTGGAGGGAAATCAGAAGCATATTTCGGATGTGTTTTATTTTCCGCGTTTTGGGATCGTTTATCTGGAAAAGAATTTGGAGTTACAGCCATTACTAAATTTCCTTTAAGAATGTTATCTATTCAGCAACTACAAAGAGTATCGAGCTTGTTTATTTATGCTGAAATAATTAGAAAAAAAGAAAAAATAGATGGAAGTCCATTTTCGGTAGGTTATTTTGTTGGATCTTCTGATAAAGAGTTTCCAAGATATTCCAATGATCTTATTAAAGATATTAAAAATTTTGATAGAATACCTGGTAAAATTATTAATGATTGTCCGGTGTGTAAAGAAAGAGAAAATAATGTAATTTTAGCTGTTAGAGACTCAGATAGCCATATAATACATAAATGTGAAGATTGCGGGGAAGAATTTAACATTTTTTTCACGGATGAAGAGATATATAGATCTTTACCGACTTTTATTGTTTCCACAGTAGATAAATTGGCAGGAATCTCGACTAACAGAAGGTTTAGGAATATTTTTGGGGGTGAAATTGATATATGCCCCAATGGACATGGATTCATACCCCATAATGATATTTGTGAATTTGAAAATTGTGGTAAGAAAGGAGTTTTAATTCATAGAGATTTTAATACTGGACCCTGCCTTATTATACAAGATGAGATGCATTTAATTCGAGAAGGATTCGGTACAATCGACTCCCATTTTGAATCATTAATGGAATCTTTACAAGTAGAGATAGGTGGAAATAAATTTAAAAATATAGCAATGACTGCTACGATTACGGGAGCTAAAAATCAAATAGATAATTTATATAATAAAAAAGCAAATATTTTCCCTGGAGAATCTCCAAAAGGAAAAGGAAATGATGATTTATTCTTTGAATATGATTTAGAAAATGAAGAAATAACATATCAACGAAATATTATTGGATTAAAACCTAATTTTAGAGATAATCAGTATGCGTCCCTTTTGACTTTAAAATATGTCACTGAATTCATAGAATCAGTTGAAAAAGATTTTAATGATTTTTCTACAAAAAATGGCATAAATAAGCTTGAAATTGAAGAAATTGTAAATAATTATAAAAATTTACTCACTTATCACAATAAGAAATCTGATGTACATTCTATGAATTATTATTTAAAAAGTGTTGTTAATTCTAAATTAGAAAAATACCAGATCTCTTCTAGAATATTAACTGGAGAAAATACTATAGATGATATTAAAGAAACAATTAAATTAGTAGACGAATTTTTAGAACATGAAGAAAATAAGTATAAATTACTGTCAATATTTGCAACAAGTATTGTTTCACATGGGGTGGATATTAATAAATGGAATTTAATGATTTTCCAAGGAATACCTAGGAGTACTGCAGAATATATTCAAGCTTTAAGTAGAGTCGGGAGAAAGAATCTTGGTTTAGTATTTGTTTGGTTTTATCCTAATCGAGCAAGAGATTTAAGTTTCTATCAAAATTTCTATGATTACCATTCGTTTATTGATCATAAAGTAGAAAGTGTTCCTTTATCCAGATGGACTAAACTTGGTTTTAAACAGACATTTACCTCAATTTTTTGTGCAAGTATAATAAATTATTTTTCAGAAGTTAAAAAAACACCCATATATAGTGTTGAACAAGTTAATGAGATATTTAATTCCAACAGGAAAGAAAATACTAGAAAATTAATAGAATTTATACAAAAAGCTTATAAAACAGACTCTAAAAAAGTTGGAGCCGATTATTTCAAGCAAAAAATTATAACTGAAACTGAAGCGAGGCTTAATTACCTTTCTACTTATCGCGGGAAAGATATGCACTTCTTTCCAAATGCTTTAAAAAATAATGATAGGAAATATTACAAAACTCAATACGGTATGAGAGGAATACAAGATGAAGTTTTAATCCAAGCTTCTTATAATGATTCGAACTTCCTAAAACTTTCTAAGAGGAACAAAAATGGATGA
- a CDS encoding HEPN domain-containing protein encodes MKELEKHLHKSKEKLETARILLRKRRITDSISESYYSIYHATMALLKLRNIHPRTHSGLISEFGLNFVKDGTIEEDYARYLVKAETKRVMADYDVDYMATKEEAEEIFHDAEKFLERIKKAIEELK; translated from the coding sequence TTGAAAGAACTGGAAAAACATCTCCATAAATCTAAAGAGAAATTAGAAACTGCGCGTATTTTACTCAGAAAACGCCGTATTACTGATTCAATAAGTGAGTCTTATTATTCCATTTACCATGCCACCATGGCTCTTTTAAAACTTCGAAATATTCACCCCCGAACACATTCTGGACTTATATCTGAATTTGGTCTTAATTTTGTTAAGGATGGAACTATTGAAGAAGATTATGCCAGATATCTGGTTAAAGCTGAAACTAAAAGGGTAATGGCTGACTATGATGTGGATTATATGGCTACAAAAGAAGAGGCTGAAGAAATCTTTCACGATGCCGAAAAGTTTTTGGAAAGAATTAAAAAAGCCATAGAAGAACTCAAATAA
- a CDS encoding restriction endonuclease, which yields MAEDFSFDHLSATEFENFCHELLDEIGFINIDWRKGTGYDSSPSDDGRDIECEREIKDENGSKIIEKIFVECKHYKKGVPVGAITNAIDWANAEKPSTLLIIVSNFLSNPTKRYIDTYKRNNNPSFDIQYWEKTHLKKLTLNRWNLLKKYDIPNLEFPFIDLIHPAHLWYFRDPPMNSMGYLFELIEGLDNKKRDHIFSFLFRAIIKPRSKKPTFKKGEKMRDLLLDKVDYESFKSKTQFLSNLVYEPFLITSMINFTLEHMFRLADKTEMDIVIQNQRRLIKDFKKVKTGEVDLGFGETFTEDQIQKKCDSIIKSTQKRIDDMPEIYNKHYELYIYFCNNIVSELFKEDIFDVLTKKDI from the coding sequence ATGGCAGAAGATTTTTCTTTCGATCATCTCTCGGCAACAGAATTTGAAAATTTTTGTCACGAACTACTTGATGAAATTGGATTTATTAATATAGATTGGAGAAAAGGTACTGGTTATGATAGTAGTCCTTCTGATGATGGTCGAGATATTGAATGTGAAAGAGAGATAAAAGATGAGAATGGTTCCAAAATAATAGAAAAAATATTTGTGGAATGTAAACATTACAAAAAAGGAGTTCCAGTTGGTGCCATTACAAATGCAATTGATTGGGCAAATGCAGAGAAACCTTCAACATTATTAATTATAGTTTCAAATTTCCTTTCCAATCCAACTAAGAGATATATAGATACATATAAAAGAAATAACAACCCGTCATTTGATATTCAATACTGGGAAAAAACCCATCTTAAGAAATTAACTTTAAACAGATGGAATTTATTAAAAAAGTATGATATTCCTAATTTAGAGTTTCCTTTCATTGATTTAATACATCCTGCTCATCTTTGGTATTTTCGAGATCCTCCAATGAATAGTATGGGTTATCTTTTTGAGTTAATTGAAGGTTTAGATAATAAAAAAAGGGATCATATTTTTAGTTTTTTATTCAGGGCAATAATAAAACCAAGATCTAAAAAGCCAACATTTAAAAAAGGAGAAAAAATGCGTGATTTGTTATTAGATAAAGTGGATTATGAATCATTTAAATCTAAAACTCAGTTCCTTTCAAATTTAGTTTATGAACCATTTCTAATAACATCAATGATAAACTTTACATTAGAACATATGTTTAGATTAGCTGATAAAACTGAAATGGATATAGTTATTCAAAATCAAAGGAGACTTATAAAAGATTTCAAAAAAGTAAAGACAGGAGAAGTAGATTTAGGATTTGGTGAAACATTCACTGAAGACCAAATTCAAAAAAAATGTGACAGTATAATTAAATCAACACAAAAAAGAATTGATGACATGCCTGAAATTTATAATAAGCATTATGAATTGTATATTTACTTCTGCAATAACATAGTAAGTGAATTGTTCAAAGAAGACATATTTGATGTTTTAACTAAGAAAGATATCTGA